The following are from one region of the Methanoculleus caldifontis genome:
- the glmM gene encoding phosphoglucosamine mutase, which yields MVRGKQMFGTNGVRGVIGEGMTPTLVLKVGAALGSMRKGTIAIGRDTRTSGEALAHALKAGLLMTGCDVVDMGILPTPALQYIIKANRFDGGAMITASHNPPEYNGVKIIEADGTEMSDEEIVLLEDRFFSSSFETAAWDGVGAESAAPDRIEEYIQAIVGHFPPGIGNGMTVVVDPGSGPAALTTPAILSRMGCRVHTVNARLDGTFPGRMPEPTPEGLRPLSEMVVATGADFGVAHDGDADRAVFVDNKGRYIEENYEFGLIEDYVCSRNPGGLVVTPVATSRLIQDIAEKHGCTVDYTAVGSIYVARRMIELIGQGKKVSFGGEGNGGLIYSDHQFCRDGGMTAAMMVAVLAGHGERPLSEILDELPAYHLVKEKHHTPDPAALVRAVEEAFSGEVIEKIDGIKIVRDDVWALVRASGTEPMVRVMIESRDPKTAESMYREILQVIERA from the coding sequence ATGGTACGCGGAAAACAGATGTTTGGAACGAACGGCGTGCGGGGCGTGATCGGAGAGGGAATGACACCGACCCTCGTCCTCAAGGTCGGCGCCGCACTCGGATCGATGAGGAAGGGGACCATAGCGATCGGGCGGGACACCCGGACGTCCGGCGAGGCCCTGGCTCACGCCCTCAAGGCCGGGCTCCTCATGACCGGGTGCGACGTGGTGGACATGGGCATCCTCCCCACACCGGCCCTGCAGTACATCATAAAGGCCAACCGGTTCGACGGCGGCGCGATGATCACCGCATCCCACAACCCGCCCGAGTACAACGGCGTGAAGATCATCGAGGCCGACGGCACCGAGATGTCCGATGAGGAGATCGTCCTGCTCGAAGACCGGTTCTTCTCCAGCTCGTTCGAGACGGCGGCCTGGGACGGCGTCGGTGCCGAGAGCGCCGCACCCGACCGGATCGAGGAGTACATCCAGGCGATCGTCGGCCACTTCCCGCCGGGCATCGGCAACGGCATGACCGTCGTCGTCGACCCCGGCTCCGGCCCCGCGGCGCTCACGACCCCGGCCATCCTCTCGCGGATGGGCTGCAGGGTCCACACCGTCAACGCCCGGCTCGACGGCACCTTCCCGGGCCGGATGCCCGAACCGACCCCCGAAGGGCTGCGGCCCCTCTCGGAGATGGTCGTCGCGACAGGCGCCGACTTCGGGGTGGCCCACGACGGCGATGCCGACCGGGCAGTCTTCGTTGATAACAAAGGACGCTATATAGAAGAGAACTATGAGTTCGGGCTCATCGAGGATTACGTCTGCAGCAGGAATCCCGGCGGGCTCGTCGTCACCCCGGTGGCCACCTCGCGGCTGATCCAGGACATCGCAGAGAAGCACGGGTGCACCGTCGACTACACCGCCGTAGGGAGCATCTATGTCGCACGGAGGATGATCGAGCTCATAGGGCAGGGCAAGAAGGTCTCCTTCGGGGGCGAGGGGAACGGCGGCCTGATCTACTCCGATCACCAGTTCTGCCGCGACGGCGGCATGACCGCCGCCATGATGGTCGCGGTCCTTGCCGGCCACGGCGAGAGGCCGCTCTCGGAGATCCTCGACGAACTCCCCGCATACCACCTCGTCAAGGAGAAGCATCACACCCCCGACCCGGCTGCACTGGTCCGGGCCGTCGAAGAAGCGTTCTCGGGAGAGGTCATCGAGAAGATCGACGGCATCAAGATCGTCAGGGACGATGTCTGGGCGCTGGTGCGGGCGTCGGGCACGGAGCCGATGGTCAGGGTCATGATCGAGTCGCGCGACCCAAAGACCGCAGAAAGCATGTACCGCGAGATTTTGCAGGTTATCGAGCGGGCATGA
- the mobB gene encoding molybdopterin-guanine dinucleotide biosynthesis protein B produces the protein MKIIQIVGRSNTGKTTFIKNLIPALSAHGTVGAVKHVGHHGYRLEPGKDTTIYHEAHAALSTGVDSEKSVLIRRENDLDSTLETLCNMGIEYAVIEGFKTRPFPRIVIGDLESENVVLRNPSSVEEVIAALPSFEDYYTIEGLVRDLKREHDLAHAGAILTFNGIVREWSGTEHTEYLEFDETVDAVTESIGQEMEAVPGIIGVRFHHRKGRLYAGEDITYLAILAEHRQEAFAAASNAIDRLKRELHDAEK, from the coding sequence ATGAAGATCATACAGATCGTCGGCCGCTCGAACACCGGGAAGACCACATTCATAAAGAACCTGATCCCGGCGCTCTCTGCACATGGGACCGTCGGGGCAGTGAAGCATGTCGGGCACCACGGATACCGACTCGAGCCCGGAAAGGACACCACCATCTACCATGAAGCACATGCTGCTCTATCGACAGGTGTCGACAGCGAGAAGTCGGTCCTCATCAGGCGCGAGAACGACCTCGACTCGACTCTGGAAACACTCTGCAACATGGGGATCGAGTACGCCGTCATCGAGGGGTTCAAGACCCGGCCGTTCCCGCGGATCGTGATAGGCGACCTGGAGAGCGAGAACGTCGTGCTCCGGAACCCTTCCTCCGTCGAAGAGGTGATCGCCGCGCTCCCCTCGTTCGAGGACTACTACACCATCGAAGGGCTGGTCAGGGATCTGAAGCGCGAGCACGATCTTGCGCATGCAGGCGCGATCCTCACGTTCAACGGGATCGTCAGGGAGTGGAGCGGGACCGAGCATACTGAGTACCTCGAGTTCGACGAGACCGTCGATGCCGTGACCGAGAGTATCGGGCAGGAGATGGAAGCGGTCCCCGGAATCATCGGGGTACGGTTCCATCACCGGAAAGGGCGGCTCTATGCCGGAGAAGATATAACCTATCTCGCTATACTTGCAGAGCACAGACAGGAGGCGTTCGCCGCCGCCAGCAATGCTATCGATCGACTCAAAAGGGAATTACACGACGCGGAGAAGTGA
- a CDS encoding DUF5806 family protein → MEEPDSTRDPNKYQKFKKVDGATYQRVNQFLRKHTHITAREWAIARLCADFKTTSGSEMTFIGENLPELCPFMLDSYTPQAVNQARSSFKKKVKKAGATFFYGAMCGFFTAEELDEILFEASEVARFLLEVEGTSLNIDDEIDVEDRITEVMRGVAEAASVVLKSRPGQEENPAAKDGGDEEEEEEDDEDEEEEP, encoded by the coding sequence ATGGAAGAGCCCGACAGCACCAGAGACCCGAACAAGTACCAGAAATTCAAGAAAGTGGACGGCGCCACCTACCAGCGGGTCAACCAGTTCCTGCGCAAACACACCCACATCACCGCCCGCGAGTGGGCGATCGCACGCCTCTGCGCAGACTTCAAGACGACCAGCGGCTCGGAGATGACGTTCATCGGCGAGAATCTCCCGGAGCTCTGCCCATTCATGCTCGACTCCTACACCCCGCAGGCGGTCAACCAGGCGAGGAGTTCGTTCAAGAAGAAGGTGAAGAAGGCGGGGGCGACATTCTTTTACGGGGCCATGTGCGGCTTCTTCACCGCGGAAGAACTCGACGAGATCCTCTTTGAGGCAAGCGAGGTCGCGAGGTTCCTGCTCGAGGTCGAGGGGACGAGCCTGAACATCGACGACGAGATCGATGTCGAGGACCGGATCACCGAGGTGATGCGGGGCGTGGCCGAGGCGGCCTCGGTCGTCCTGAAGTCCAGGCCAGGCCAGGAGGAGAACCCGGCAGCGAAGGACGGGGGGGACGAGGAAGAGGAAGAGGAAGACGACGAAGACGAAGAGGAAGAACCATGA